In Helianthus annuus cultivar XRQ/B chromosome 9, HanXRQr2.0-SUNRISE, whole genome shotgun sequence, the following are encoded in one genomic region:
- the LOC118481810 gene encoding uncharacterized protein LOC118481810, whose translation MADGRNDDTVPVVTKQMRGVIAEEVGKAIENSLSGFIDKIQNTVLNVVEEQIQRLEENAKPSQGKWLSDIEGVFERTHCEVSDFVAYGTGQLRGQAKDWWDNKKKEIGADAAKAMTWDEFKAPFLKHHSPKAVINRIKEEFIQLRQKGESIDKIMGIFLDKLRFCDELEIELKKQIERGERRAVDVNPSPTKKALTTESIKKTDVKGGSPSCKVCGKGHKGECRFKDKPCPICGKTGHTAALCPGKVSVCYKCYQPGHKKSECPEVDGKRNEKDVQMEAQKARARSFQLTAAEVKIEPDVVSGKFLVNSILTQILFDTSVNSCIWAYMSSEKSELYK comes from the exons ATGGCCGATGGAAGGAATGATGATACGGTGCCGGTGGTCACCAAACAAATGAGAGGAGTGATTGCCGAAGAAGTAGGGAAGGCAATTGAGAATAGTCTATCTGGTTTTATAGacaaaattcaaaacacggtGCTTAATGTGGTAGAGGAACAAATCCAAAGGTTGGAAGAAAATGCCAAACCGAGCCAAGGAAAA TGGCTAAGCGACATCGAGGGAGTGTTTGAAAGGACCCACTGTGAGGTAAGCGATTTTGTAGCTTACGGTACGGGTCAGTTAAGAGGTCAAGCCAAggactggtgggataataagaaGAAGGAGATTGGGGCCGATGCTGCAAAGGCTATGACTTGGGATGAGTTTAAGGCACCATTCCTTAAACACCATAGCCCCAAGGCGGTCATCAACAGAATAAAGGAGGAATTCATCCAGTTGAGGCAAAAGGGTGAATCGATAGACAAGATTATGGGCATCTTTCTCGATAAATTAAGGTTTTGTGACGAGCTG GAAATCGAACTCAAAAAGCAGATTGaacggggtgaacgaagggcagTAGATGTTAACCCGAGCCCTACGAAGAAGGCACTAACAACGGAGTCAATAAAGAAGACGGATGTGAAAGGTGGATCACCGAGTTGCAAAGTATGTGGAAAGGGACACAAAGGCGAATGTCGCTTTAAAGATAAACCATGCCCCATATGTGGAAAGACAGGGCATACGGCCGCGCTATGTCCGGGGAAAGTTTCGGTGTGCTATAAGTGCTATCAGCCGGGTCACAAAAAGTCGGAGTGCCCGGAGGTGGACGGGAAAAGGAACGAGAAGGATGTACAGATGGAGGCACAAAAGGCAAGGGCCAGATCCTTCCAATTAACCGCAGCCGAAGTAAAGATAGAACCTGATGTCGTTTCGGGTAAGTTTCTTGTGAATTCAATTTTAACACAAATTTTATTCGATACAAGTGTGAATAGTTGCATATGGGCATATATGAGTAGTGAAAAGAGTGAATTAtataaatga